In the genome of Mucisphaera calidilacus, one region contains:
- a CDS encoding tRNA guanosine(34) transglycosylase Tgt → MPALTYTLLREDGDPGSRARLGRVETPHGGFDTPAFMPVGTAASVKGLLPEAVGSIGAQIILSNTYHLLLRPGEELVQRMGGLQKWMRWDGPVLTDSGGYQVFSFADKNSIGDDGVKFRSHLDGREIHLSPERSIAVQNALGADIIMAFDDCPPAPDRPEVVEATALGPRHAVPDAEYQARLAQANDRTARWLARCVKAHQRPADQALFGIVQGGIDLDARRQSVEQVCQHDLPGFAIGGVAVGEGFDQLKRVTEHTAPLLPEDRPRYLMGVGYERDLVTAVRAGVDMFDCVLPTRNARNANAFTPFGQIRLRNARFSEDERVLDAGCDCPACAGGFSRSYLRHLFIAGEMLGGILLSLHNLRHFQRLMLDIRAAIRDNTWSAVGRHWPVTLAEGPGTVRSDGRDLLESDADV, encoded by the coding sequence ATGCCTGCCTTGACCTACACCTTGCTGCGGGAGGATGGTGACCCCGGATCCCGGGCACGGCTGGGCCGCGTCGAGACGCCTCACGGCGGGTTTGACACCCCCGCGTTCATGCCGGTTGGGACCGCCGCATCGGTCAAGGGGCTGCTGCCCGAGGCCGTCGGGAGCATCGGCGCCCAGATCATTCTCTCGAATACCTACCACCTCCTCCTGAGGCCCGGCGAAGAACTCGTGCAGCGCATGGGCGGTCTGCAGAAGTGGATGCGCTGGGACGGCCCGGTGTTGACCGACTCCGGCGGCTACCAGGTCTTTTCCTTCGCCGACAAGAACAGCATCGGTGACGATGGCGTCAAGTTCCGGTCACACCTGGATGGCCGCGAGATCCACCTGAGTCCCGAGCGGTCCATTGCGGTTCAGAACGCGCTGGGCGCGGACATCATCATGGCCTTCGACGACTGCCCGCCGGCCCCCGATCGGCCCGAGGTGGTGGAGGCGACGGCGCTGGGACCCCGGCACGCGGTGCCCGACGCGGAGTATCAGGCCCGTCTGGCACAGGCCAACGACCGGACCGCCCGCTGGCTTGCGCGATGCGTCAAGGCTCACCAGCGACCCGCGGATCAGGCGCTCTTCGGGATCGTGCAGGGAGGGATCGATCTCGATGCACGCAGGCAGAGCGTCGAGCAGGTCTGTCAGCACGACCTGCCCGGGTTCGCGATCGGCGGGGTAGCGGTCGGGGAGGGGTTCGACCAGCTCAAACGGGTGACCGAGCACACGGCTCCGCTGCTGCCCGAGGATCGGCCCCGCTACCTGATGGGGGTGGGGTACGAGCGGGACCTCGTGACGGCGGTGCGGGCCGGCGTGGACATGTTCGACTGCGTTCTGCCGACGCGAAACGCCCGGAATGCCAACGCTTTCACCCCCTTTGGCCAGATCCGGCTGCGGAACGCTCGCTTTTCGGAAGACGAGCGGGTCCTCGACGCCGGGTGCGACTGCCCCGCCTGTGCGGGCGGGTTTTCCCGTAGCTACCTCAGGCACCTGTTTATTGCCGGCGAGATGCTGGGCGGGATCCTGCTGTCGTTGCACAATCTGAGGCACTTCCAGCGGCTGATGTTGGACATTCGGGCTGCGATCCGGGATAACACGTGGTCCGCCGTCGGCCGACACTGGCCGGTGACCCTGGCCGAGGGGCCGGGGACGGTGCGAAGCGATGGCCGTGACCTCTTGGAGTCTGATGCCGATGTCTAA
- a CDS encoding biopolymer transporter ExbD: MKHHRQSRFARRSSVGSLPVALVDVVFLLLIYFVVALDITPDRAELDMPLPSPDPAAATPERLPVQPMRIEVVATAEGWGATVPGRLGYATDLVTFKLAVERLVFDPEARGPTGYVMSEDPVLLSMSDGLPWDLAVNLADAARQAGLRAVALDPEVLP; this comes from the coding sequence ATGAAGCACCACCGCCAGTCACGCTTCGCCCGTCGCAGCAGTGTCGGCTCGCTGCCGGTGGCGCTGGTCGACGTCGTCTTCCTGCTGCTGATTTACTTTGTGGTGGCGTTGGACATCACGCCCGACCGTGCCGAACTCGACATGCCGTTGCCTTCGCCGGACCCGGCGGCGGCGACGCCCGAGCGGCTACCTGTCCAGCCGATGCGCATCGAGGTGGTGGCGACGGCCGAGGGCTGGGGCGCTACCGTCCCGGGGCGGCTGGGCTACGCGACCGATCTGGTGACGTTCAAGCTCGCGGTGGAGCGGCTGGTGTTTGATCCCGAGGCGCGCGGGCCGACGGGTTACGTGATGTCTGAGGACCCGGTGCTGCTGAGCATGAGTGACGGCCTGCCCTGGGACCTCGCGGTGAACCTCGCCGACGCGGCACGACAGGCGGGGCTGCGGGCCGTGGCTCTCGACCCGGAGGTGCTGCCTTGA
- a CDS encoding ExbD/TolR family protein yields the protein MGVRSRHFDRKPLTLPLTPLVDVVFLLIVFLMLVGTRFETGADAARLPELTLPGEPAYRPPEQLVIDIYAGEDPLDAEQALVRYLTVEGTAAEATAVAESVAAALARSPGVPVLVRADADLPIATARPVLKALREAGVDRIRIAATRPRPEIEGGDG from the coding sequence ATGGGCGTGCGCTCTCGACACTTCGACCGCAAGCCGCTGACGCTCCCGTTGACGCCTCTGGTCGACGTGGTGTTCCTACTGATCGTCTTCCTGATGCTGGTGGGTACGCGATTCGAGACGGGTGCCGATGCGGCGCGTCTGCCCGAGCTGACCCTCCCCGGCGAACCGGCCTATCGGCCGCCCGAGCAGCTGGTGATCGACATCTATGCGGGTGAGGATCCGCTGGACGCGGAGCAGGCCTTGGTGCGTTATCTGACCGTGGAGGGGACGGCGGCGGAGGCGACAGCCGTTGCCGAATCGGTCGCCGCTGCGCTCGCGCGTTCGCCCGGCGTGCCGGTGCTGGTTCGAGCCGATGCCGACCTGCCGATCGCGACGGCCCGGCCGGTGCTCAAGGCCCTGCGGGAAGCAGGCGTGGATCGGATCCGGATCGCGGCGACGCGGCCCCGGCCCGAGATCGAGGGGGGTGACGGATGA
- a CDS encoding NUDIX hydrolase produces the protein MSDNHAERTEAERSELTRYARFAVEQMPLARRDGGTVHAQYIRPADAVVVLPMFANRDVMMIRNHRFAVGLELWELPAGTIDPGEDPLVCAHRELEEETGYAAVIMEPVTDFVTCPGLCTERIYAYMARDLTASEQKLDQTEQIVPERVSWERAMSMVQDGTIRDAKTIATLLFAECFLRQELG, from the coding sequence ATGAGTGACAATCACGCGGAACGGACCGAGGCAGAGCGAAGCGAGTTGACGCGTTATGCGCGGTTCGCGGTTGAGCAGATGCCTCTTGCTCGCCGTGATGGCGGGACGGTTCATGCCCAGTACATCCGGCCGGCCGACGCGGTGGTGGTTCTGCCCATGTTCGCCAACCGGGACGTGATGATGATCCGCAACCACCGGTTTGCTGTGGGGCTGGAGCTCTGGGAACTGCCCGCGGGGACGATCGACCCGGGCGAGGACCCGCTGGTCTGCGCCCACCGGGAACTCGAGGAGGAGACGGGATACGCAGCGGTGATCATGGAGCCGGTGACCGACTTCGTCACCTGTCCCGGGTTGTGCACCGAGCGGATCTACGCTTACATGGCTCGGGACCTGACCGCGTCGGAGCAGAAACTGGATCAGACCGAGCAGATCGTTCCCGAACGTGTGAGTTGGGAACGGGCCATGTCGATGGTTCAGGACGGGACGATCCGAGACGCCAAGACGATCGCGACGCTTTTGTTCGCGGAGTGCTTTCTGAGACAGGAACTGGGCTGA
- a CDS encoding class I SAM-dependent methyltransferase, protein MSGDAALPLGYQLRPTDAGLTLIDPEGREIRPDWAQLDIRSGPGRSQKAPLFRAIASKHQRLAGLTLLDTTAGWGEDTLLLLAAGCRVIACERHPVIAQLLADAARRFAATDRIPDLDKRLTLLHVDACELLTGVITPTPLWGSDPDPVTGIDAALIDPMFPAERKAGERQAMKSLRAVVGDADTDDHRLLEAALEACVPRVAVKRPRRAACLGGRTPHHAVVGRGFRFDVYLNLGVA, encoded by the coding sequence ATGAGCGGTGACGCCGCCCTGCCACTTGGATACCAACTCCGACCGACAGACGCGGGGCTGACGCTCATCGATCCCGAAGGCCGAGAGATCCGGCCGGACTGGGCTCAGCTCGATATTCGCTCCGGCCCGGGTCGCAGTCAGAAGGCACCGCTGTTTCGTGCCATCGCGTCGAAGCATCAGCGTCTCGCGGGCCTCACGCTTCTCGATACCACCGCGGGATGGGGCGAGGACACACTCCTGCTGCTGGCGGCCGGCTGCAGGGTGATCGCCTGCGAACGACATCCCGTGATCGCACAACTTCTGGCCGATGCGGCCCGTCGCTTCGCGGCAACCGACCGGATCCCGGACCTCGACAAGCGGCTGACTCTTCTCCACGTGGACGCGTGCGAACTGCTCACAGGCGTTATCACGCCAACACCCTTGTGGGGTTCGGACCCCGATCCGGTGACAGGAATCGACGCGGCCCTGATCGACCCGATGTTTCCCGCTGAGCGCAAGGCGGGAGAACGACAGGCCATGAAGTCGCTCCGTGCCGTCGTGGGCGACGCCGATACGGACGATCATCGGTTGCTGGAGGCAGCCCTGGAGGCGTGCGTGCCACGTGTTGCCGTCAAGCGGCCGCGTCGGGCAGCGTGCCTGGGCGGACGAACCCCGCATCACGCCGTCGTGGGGCGTGGGTTCCGGTTCGATGTCTACCTGAACCTCGGTGTCGCTTAG
- the yajC gene encoding preprotein translocase subunit YajC, protein MSNSLPVWVAQAATNPDAPNVVPDTLPAAPSAPGGVEGQPGTTDPTMQQQQATGGGFEFMMLIFLGVMVLMLFFSWRSQSSEKKKREAMLSSLTKGAKVQTIGGILGTVTQLKDDEVVLRVDEGTTLRFTRGAVQSVLDEPDA, encoded by the coding sequence ATGTCTAATTCCCTGCCGGTCTGGGTTGCCCAGGCCGCCACGAATCCCGATGCCCCCAACGTCGTCCCCGACACGCTCCCCGCAGCACCCTCCGCCCCGGGCGGGGTTGAGGGCCAACCGGGCACGACCGACCCCACGATGCAGCAGCAGCAGGCGACGGGGGGCGGTTTTGAATTCATGATGCTGATCTTCCTCGGCGTCATGGTTCTGATGCTCTTCTTCTCCTGGCGCTCGCAGTCGAGCGAGAAGAAGAAACGCGAAGCCATGCTCAGCAGCCTCACCAAGGGCGCCAAGGTCCAGACCATCGGCGGGATCCTCGGCACCGTGACCCAGCTCAAGGACGATGAGGTCGTTCTGCGCGTGGACGAGGGAACGACGCTCCGCTTCACGCGGGGTGCCGTGCAGTCGGTCCTCGACGAACCGGATGCGTGA
- a CDS encoding MotA/TolQ/ExbB proton channel family protein — protein sequence MNDVVQLVLAQDPGDVPGGVMMFFQAGDSFGQVILIILWLMSFVGVAAAVWSWTRARGELALPKNLERGLLEPARRGDLREVRSAAQSLRGVFGRLLRAVTGSPVGEAARHAADEAAGIEWQKLTRPVEAIALMGQVAPMVGLFGTVYGMIRAFVALVESGPAGGGDLKLAAGISTALVTTFWGLVVAIPASIIAQVLLSSIEQRLSEALSVAQRIAGMMQGGDPDADADGQG from the coding sequence ATGAATGATGTTGTTCAACTTGTGCTCGCTCAGGACCCGGGCGACGTGCCGGGTGGCGTGATGATGTTCTTTCAGGCCGGCGACAGCTTCGGTCAGGTGATCCTGATCATCCTGTGGCTGATGTCCTTCGTGGGTGTGGCGGCGGCGGTGTGGTCGTGGACGCGGGCGCGCGGCGAACTCGCTCTGCCGAAGAATCTCGAGCGTGGCCTGCTGGAACCGGCTCGTCGTGGCGATCTACGCGAGGTGCGGTCGGCGGCGCAGAGCCTGCGGGGTGTCTTCGGCCGGCTGCTGCGTGCGGTAACCGGTTCGCCGGTGGGCGAGGCGGCGCGTCACGCGGCGGACGAGGCGGCGGGCATCGAGTGGCAGAAGCTGACGCGGCCGGTCGAGGCGATCGCCCTCATGGGCCAGGTGGCCCCGATGGTCGGGCTGTTCGGCACGGTCTACGGCATGATCCGGGCCTTTGTGGCGCTGGTGGAGTCGGGCCCGGCGGGTGGTGGCGACCTCAAGCTGGCCGCGGGCATCTCGACCGCGCTGGTCACGACGTTCTGGGGCCTGGTGGTGGCGATTCCCGCATCGATCATCGCGCAGGTGCTGCTGAGTTCGATCGAGCAGCGGTTGAGTGAGGCGTTGTCGGTCGCTCAGCGGATCGCGGGGATGATGCAGGGCGGCGATCCGGACGCCGATGCCGACGGACAAGGATGA
- a CDS encoding aldo/keto reductase, with product MDMRTIPGTDLTVSLLAFGNFVFGTNWWGDFSDDEAVSIQNRAVDLGVTFFDTAPAYGNGRAEQLLGRTIREIGREKLTISTKFGYDLVADPGVEGSHRERRQNFSPAHVRRELEQSLRDLDIETIDLYQAHNIKLEHYADELFETLETLKVEGKIRHWGVALGPAIGWREEGHQALLERSAATVQTVYNLYEQAPGRELCEIATQTGKGGVIARVPTNSGILDDEFKSPDHKFAQNDHRKFRDKAWLVYGLKKNDMVRPVAEQLGLSLRQLATKWLASQPGLVSIEPNMLSLEDVTEYAAACAGDALPDAVLKQLSSWYDDDYGLGDEAHPCDIKSSTAEGGAVRSDYLAPSLT from the coding sequence ATGGATATGCGCACGATTCCCGGCACCGATCTGACCGTGTCGCTGCTGGCCTTCGGTAACTTCGTGTTCGGCACGAACTGGTGGGGCGACTTCTCCGACGACGAAGCGGTCTCGATTCAGAACCGGGCGGTCGACCTGGGCGTCACGTTTTTCGATACCGCGCCGGCTTACGGCAACGGCCGGGCCGAACAACTGCTGGGCCGGACGATCCGTGAGATCGGCCGAGAGAAACTGACCATCTCCACGAAGTTCGGCTACGACCTCGTCGCTGACCCGGGCGTGGAGGGGTCGCATCGCGAGCGGCGGCAGAACTTCTCGCCAGCCCACGTCCGTCGTGAGCTTGAGCAGTCCCTGCGTGACCTCGATATCGAGACCATCGACCTCTATCAGGCGCACAACATCAAGCTCGAACACTACGCCGACGAGCTCTTCGAGACGCTGGAGACGCTCAAGGTCGAGGGCAAGATCCGGCACTGGGGCGTGGCACTCGGCCCGGCGATCGGCTGGCGGGAGGAAGGGCACCAGGCTCTTCTCGAACGTAGCGCTGCGACCGTGCAGACCGTCTACAACCTTTACGAGCAGGCCCCCGGCCGGGAGCTGTGCGAGATCGCGACCCAGACCGGGAAGGGGGGTGTGATCGCCCGTGTGCCGACCAACTCGGGGATACTCGACGACGAGTTCAAGTCCCCCGATCACAAGTTCGCCCAGAACGATCACCGCAAGTTCAGGGACAAGGCGTGGCTGGTCTACGGGCTGAAGAAGAACGACATGGTGCGGCCTGTTGCCGAGCAGCTGGGCTTGTCGCTGCGGCAGCTGGCGACGAAGTGGCTCGCGAGTCAGCCCGGGCTGGTGTCGATCGAGCCGAACATGCTGTCGCTGGAGGACGTAACGGAGTACGCTGCGGCCTGCGCCGGCGACGCGTTACCGGACGCCGTGCTCAAGCAACTGTCCTCGTGGTACGACGATGACTATGGGCTGGGCGACGAGGCTCATCCCTGCGACATCAAGTCCTCGACGGCCGAGGGCGGTGCGGTCCGAAGCGATTATCTGGCACCGAGCCTGACATGA
- a CDS encoding rhomboid family intramembrane serine protease encodes MSFENRDYYRGEGGGGYRGGGMGMGGGRFSGVVKWLLIINVVIYLWDGIMLSSARGQMLALIPWSYFSVDLAIYNLQIWRFITYQFMHSPSDFTHILFNMIGLYFFGPLLERTIGSRRFLAFYLLCGVSGAVVASLLGAIPGLIFMPPEIPLVGASGSLFGILAACAVLFPNMRVMLLFPPIPMTMRTMAFVFLGIAGLSVLAGAMNGGGEAAHLGGALLGFVLIRNLGWLSFADGVSLEASRSAFARKMGELQKEQLAKEQKEVDRILDKVREKGLQSLSSREKKILQKATDRQRKAS; translated from the coding sequence ATGAGTTTCGAGAACCGGGACTATTACCGTGGTGAAGGCGGCGGGGGCTACCGCGGGGGCGGCATGGGCATGGGTGGCGGGCGTTTCTCGGGCGTGGTCAAGTGGCTGCTGATCATCAACGTGGTGATCTACCTCTGGGACGGCATCATGCTCAGCAGCGCGCGTGGGCAGATGCTCGCGCTGATCCCGTGGAGCTATTTCTCGGTCGACCTGGCGATCTACAACCTGCAGATCTGGCGTTTCATCACCTACCAGTTCATGCACTCGCCGAGCGACTTCACGCACATCCTCTTCAACATGATCGGTCTCTACTTCTTCGGCCCGCTGCTCGAACGGACGATCGGCAGCCGGCGGTTTCTGGCCTTCTATCTGCTCTGCGGTGTGAGTGGCGCGGTGGTGGCGTCGCTGCTGGGCGCGATCCCGGGGCTGATTTTTATGCCGCCAGAGATCCCCCTCGTGGGCGCGTCGGGCTCGCTCTTCGGCATCCTCGCGGCCTGCGCGGTGCTCTTCCCGAACATGCGGGTCATGCTGCTGTTCCCGCCGATTCCCATGACCATGCGCACGATGGCCTTTGTCTTTCTGGGGATCGCGGGCCTGTCGGTGCTCGCCGGGGCCATGAACGGCGGTGGTGAGGCGGCCCACCTTGGCGGGGCGCTGCTGGGCTTCGTGCTGATCCGCAACCTGGGCTGGCTGAGCTTTGCCGACGGCGTCTCGCTGGAGGCATCCAGATCGGCCTTCGCACGCAAGATGGGCGAACTGCAGAAGGAGCAGCTCGCCAAGGAGCAGAAGGAAGTGGACCGCATCCTCGACAAGGTCCGCGAGAAGGGCCTGCAATCGCTCTCCAGCCGGGAGAAGAAGATCCTGCAGAAGGCAACCGACCGCCAGCGGAAGGCAAGCTGA
- the secD gene encoding protein translocase subunit SecD, whose protein sequence is MNVPAWKWILVLVVFGVCFAAFWPPEQRLKPGLDLAGGTTLVYTVDIPGGRDPAQVIDETIDVLRDRIDPTGTRNLVWRRVAGNRVEIQMALASPETRERREAYYDLQAQVLERNIDRRRLDAVVRLAPEARDREMQAIAGDDQHYFEKLQLYAATQDFAAALREPYEAAVAAFEEQQARLDAMPEGSDGRATVEARVDDLFEAMQEATRAYLEARTQRDEARAAVLAANIEPYEIQRVLDQPTRPIDNDDPQGPTYRGVAEEEMIAAHDDRAEVLEKLFEAWTAYEAVKGPLDDPNDLIALLRGSGVLEFRIAPYVDEIPAETYLEQLRERGPRAGGDQPFRWFEVDEPEDFEPDPQTLVTEYAGNQYILLSNTRDKALTKDTEGWQLVSTSPTQDNVGQPAVAFTLNDFGGQLMSQITGPNQGKPMAIILDNRVISAPTLRSKIGARGMISGGTGGFNQQELTYLIRTLKAGSLEGQLSEYPVSIKTTGSAAGADNIAKGTSAARLSLIVVSVFVLLYYLVPGIATTLALAFNIVIILGVMAMLGATFTLPGIAGIVLTIGMAVDANVLIFERIREELQDKKRELMIAVRNGYDKAFSSILDANLTTLLTCVILGATATSDIKGFAYTLGIGIVATLFTSLFATRVLIELYLSRVRSLPMLTLVFPFIRTLLHPRLDWIGLRWMVLPLSITLVSWGVWMVNERGEDLLDIEFRSGTQVSFTLSDEGMMENAEARTRVEALGEVSRAMKAEGFDPASLSPVQSELLPVVAGIEQDSADRVARQMADYEQSIEEGLTAEAPGKPADLSLLIGAAVVPEGDIEGTRASGFSVSSLITDADAVSAAVKAAFADVLDTTRPIRFADSGIRSVGQAPVFAIAESDGEVATLGDNIGRPEVTTDVTEFLGGVAIVLDDLQPPATLDDLEQRIERMRRQPAYEPLGFRESMVIPLDLSEQTTEDGTPLYDAVVVVTRDETTNYAEDPSGIVETDGLADTEWSLVVDALSRDTSLNSVSNFSSQVASYLRNNAIAAVLLSMVGIVAYIWIRFAGFDKGLAATAVLALATFAGGLGQLVIAQWLGIAVRGEGFWILLAIAVTPPALVLGIVTWYFPALRYGPAAIVALVHDVTITLGVVATAGWLYQRPELDWLALTDFKLNPAMIAAMLTIVGYSLNDTIVVFDRIRENRGRLPYVTKAIINESINQTISRTILTSFTTFLAVWVLYYFGGDAVHGFGFAMIIGVLVGTYSSIAIAAQLLLIGRRPVGDEAPPEDKLPPIVSER, encoded by the coding sequence ATGAACGTGCCTGCCTGGAAGTGGATTCTGGTCCTCGTGGTGTTCGGGGTGTGCTTTGCGGCTTTCTGGCCGCCCGAGCAGCGGCTCAAGCCGGGTCTGGACCTGGCCGGTGGCACGACGCTGGTCTACACGGTGGATATCCCCGGCGGTCGTGATCCGGCGCAGGTGATCGACGAGACCATCGACGTCCTCCGAGACCGCATCGACCCGACCGGCACCCGCAACCTCGTCTGGCGACGCGTGGCCGGCAACCGCGTCGAGATCCAGATGGCCCTCGCCAGCCCCGAGACGCGCGAGCGCCGCGAGGCTTACTACGACCTGCAGGCGCAGGTGCTCGAACGCAACATCGACCGTCGACGACTCGACGCGGTGGTGCGGCTCGCACCCGAAGCCCGTGACCGAGAGATGCAGGCGATCGCCGGCGACGATCAGCACTATTTCGAGAAGCTCCAGCTTTACGCGGCGACGCAGGATTTTGCAGCGGCCCTGCGCGAGCCTTACGAGGCAGCGGTGGCCGCCTTCGAGGAGCAGCAGGCACGGCTCGACGCGATGCCCGAGGGCAGCGACGGCCGCGCGACCGTCGAGGCTCGCGTGGATGACCTGTTCGAGGCGATGCAGGAGGCGACCCGAGCCTATCTCGAAGCCCGCACCCAGCGTGACGAGGCCCGTGCCGCGGTGCTCGCAGCCAACATCGAGCCTTACGAGATCCAGCGGGTCCTCGATCAGCCGACACGGCCCATCGATAACGATGACCCCCAGGGCCCGACCTACCGCGGCGTCGCAGAGGAAGAGATGATCGCGGCCCACGACGACCGCGCCGAAGTTCTCGAGAAGCTCTTCGAGGCCTGGACGGCCTACGAGGCGGTCAAGGGCCCGCTCGACGACCCTAACGACCTGATCGCTCTGCTCCGCGGCTCCGGCGTGCTCGAGTTCCGCATCGCCCCTTACGTCGATGAGATCCCCGCGGAGACCTACCTCGAGCAGCTGCGTGAACGCGGCCCGCGCGCGGGTGGCGATCAGCCGTTCCGCTGGTTCGAGGTCGACGAGCCGGAAGACTTCGAGCCGGACCCGCAGACGCTCGTCACCGAGTACGCAGGCAACCAGTACATCCTCCTCTCGAACACACGCGACAAGGCGCTGACCAAGGACACCGAGGGCTGGCAGCTCGTCTCCACCTCGCCGACGCAGGACAATGTCGGTCAGCCGGCCGTGGCCTTCACGCTCAACGACTTCGGCGGCCAGCTGATGTCGCAGATCACCGGCCCGAATCAGGGCAAGCCGATGGCGATCATCCTCGACAACCGGGTGATCTCGGCTCCGACGCTCCGCAGCAAGATCGGTGCGCGGGGCATGATCTCCGGCGGCACGGGCGGCTTCAACCAGCAGGAACTGACCTACCTGATCCGCACGCTCAAGGCCGGCTCGCTTGAGGGCCAGCTCAGCGAGTACCCCGTTTCGATCAAGACGACCGGCTCCGCGGCCGGTGCCGACAACATCGCCAAGGGCACCTCGGCGGCGCGGCTCTCGCTGATCGTCGTGAGTGTCTTCGTCCTGCTCTATTACCTCGTACCGGGAATCGCGACGACGCTCGCGCTGGCGTTCAACATCGTCATCATCCTTGGCGTGATGGCCATGCTCGGGGCGACCTTCACCCTGCCGGGTATCGCGGGCATCGTCCTCACCATCGGTATGGCGGTCGACGCCAACGTTCTGATCTTCGAGCGCATCCGCGAGGAGCTTCAGGACAAGAAACGCGAGCTGATGATTGCGGTGCGCAACGGCTACGACAAGGCCTTCTCGTCGATCCTCGACGCCAACCTCACGACGCTGCTGACCTGCGTCATCCTCGGCGCGACAGCGACCTCGGACATCAAGGGCTTTGCCTACACGCTCGGCATCGGCATCGTGGCCACGCTCTTCACCTCGCTCTTCGCCACCCGCGTGTTGATTGAACTCTACCTCTCGCGTGTGCGCTCCCTGCCCATGCTCACGCTGGTTTTCCCGTTCATCCGGACCCTTCTCCACCCGCGTCTCGACTGGATCGGGCTGCGCTGGATGGTGCTCCCGCTCTCGATCACACTCGTCAGCTGGGGCGTCTGGATGGTCAACGAGCGTGGTGAGGACCTCCTGGACATCGAGTTCCGCTCGGGCACGCAGGTGAGTTTCACGCTCAGCGACGAGGGCATGATGGAAAACGCCGAGGCTCGAACGCGCGTCGAGGCGCTCGGCGAGGTCTCGCGGGCCATGAAGGCCGAGGGCTTCGACCCCGCGTCGCTGTCGCCCGTGCAGTCCGAGCTTCTCCCCGTCGTGGCCGGCATCGAGCAGGACTCCGCCGACCGGGTCGCCCGGCAGATGGCCGACTACGAGCAGTCGATCGAGGAGGGGCTGACCGCCGAGGCCCCGGGCAAGCCCGCCGACCTCTCGCTCCTGATCGGGGCCGCGGTCGTTCCCGAGGGTGACATCGAGGGCACCCGGGCATCGGGCTTCAGCGTCTCGTCGCTGATCACCGACGCCGACGCTGTTTCGGCCGCGGTCAAGGCCGCCTTCGCCGACGTGCTCGACACCACACGCCCGATCCGCTTCGCCGATTCGGGCATCCGCTCGGTCGGGCAGGCACCGGTCTTCGCCATCGCGGAGTCGGACGGTGAAGTCGCGACGCTTGGCGACAACATCGGACGCCCGGAGGTGACCACCGACGTGACCGAGTTCCTCGGCGGTGTGGCGATCGTCCTCGATGACCTCCAGCCGCCCGCGACGCTCGACGACCTCGAGCAGCGCATCGAGCGCATGCGGCGACAGCCGGCCTACGAGCCGCTCGGCTTCCGCGAGTCGATGGTGATCCCGCTCGACCTGTCGGAGCAGACCACCGAGGACGGCACGCCGCTCTACGACGCGGTGGTGGTGGTGACACGCGACGAGACAACCAACTACGCCGAGGACCCCAGCGGCATCGTCGAGACCGACGGGCTGGCCGACACCGAGTGGAGCCTCGTTGTCGATGCCCTGAGCCGGGACACCTCGCTCAACTCCGTCAGCAACTTCTCGAGCCAGGTCGCCTCCTACCTGCGTAACAACGCCATCGCAGCGGTCCTGCTCTCGATGGTCGGTATCGTCGCCTACATCTGGATCCGCTTTGCCGGCTTCGACAAGGGACTCGCCGCGACCGCGGTGCTCGCGTTGGCGACATTCGCCGGCGGCCTGGGCCAGCTCGTGATCGCCCAGTGGCTGGGGATCGCCGTGCGTGGCGAGGGCTTCTGGATCCTGCTCGCGATCGCGGTCACCCCGCCCGCGCTGGTGCTCGGCATCGTGACGTGGTACTTCCCCGCGCTCCGCTACGGCCCCGCGGCCATTGTCGCGCTCGTCCACGACGTGACGATCACCCTTGGCGTGGTGGCGACCGCCGGCTGGCTCTACCAGCGGCCCGAGCTCGACTGGCTGGCCCTGACCGACTTCAAGCTCAACCCTGCGATGATCGCCGCCATGCTCACCATCGTCGGCTACTCGCTCAACGACACGATCGTCGTCTTCGACCGCATCCGCGAGAACCGCGGACGCCTGCCCTACGTCACCAAGGCGATCATCAACGAGTCGATCAACCAGACGATCTCGCGAACGATCCTGACCTCATTCACCACGTTCCTCGCCGTCTGGGTGCTCTACTACTTCGGCGGCGACGCGGTGCACGGCTTCGGCTTCGCCATGATCATCGGCGTCCTCGTCGGTACTTACTCGTCGATCGCGATTGCGGCTCAGCTCCTGCTCATCGGCCGACGACCGGTCGGCGATGAGGCTCCGCCCGAGGACAAGCTCCCGCCGATCGTCAGCGAGCGCTAA